The Alosa sapidissima isolate fAloSap1 chromosome 16, fAloSap1.pri, whole genome shotgun sequence genome has a segment encoding these proteins:
- the LOC121685328 gene encoding VIP peptides yields the protein MLQRNGSQLLLIIALCSVLYSRTVSLPYASMRPSRHADGLFTSGYSKLLGQLSARRYLESLIGKRVSEDMMEDQSPVKRHSDAIFTDNYSRFRKQMAVKKYLNSVLSGQKRSQEDPPNVQEESTRSESAFPESFDDVRVEDFFNHLQLPL from the exons ATGTTACAGAGAAACGGCTCCCAGCTCTTGCTCATAATAGCCCTGTGCAGTGTTTTGTATTCCCGGACTGTGAGTTTACCTTATGCTTCTATGAG ACCCTCAAGGCACGCAGACGGTCTTTTCACGAGTGGTTACAGCAAACTTTTAGGACAGTTATCCGCGAGAAGATATTTGGAGTCATTGATTGGAAAGCGAGTAAG TGAGGACATGATGGAGGACCAAAGTCCAGTAAAGCGGCATTCAGATGCAATTTTTACAGACAACTACAGCCGTTTCCGGAAACAGATGGCAGTGAAGAAGTACCTGAACTCTGTCCTGTCGGGACAGAAAAGAAG CCAAGAAGACCCTCCTAATGTACAAGAAGAGTCCACCAGAAGTGAGAGCGCCTTCCCAGAAAGCTTTGACGATGTCAGAGTAGAAGACTTTTTCAACCACCTTCAACTG CCATTATGA